The following proteins are encoded in a genomic region of Polyangiaceae bacterium:
- the tssI gene encoding type VI secretion system tip protein VgrG, producing MNDLITISSSVLPEGTRVLAFRGVEALSRPYEFEVFLSIEGEAGHELDLADAIGAKAQLVIDRVDDALPAYVFSGILASIELLHAVEGRTLVRAAIAPRLWQLGLSMHSRIFSKLSFPDVLEEILQDNGFSGDDYELRLGSYEPEEHICQYRESDLDFISRWMEREGIYYYFEHTEEGEKLIIADNATYDDDLLGKPIRYFPQLGQDRSAGASFRAFTARHKSLPATVKLRDYDYARPNLNIAGSANVASNGTTEIVRYGERFFSPSSGDRLAKLRAEELLCRAVVYHASGTRTHLRTGHVFELEDHPRPTLNDRYLAIEIRHHGNQAGGASNLNKLMNLEHDEVYFCEVDAIPAATQFRPETRTTWPRIYGYENGIVDGSADSEYAQIDDQGRYNVKFKFDESTLKDGKASTFVRMMQPHGGGIEGFHFPLRKNTEVVCSFLGGDPDRPVISGVVPNALTPSPVTSGNHTKNVIQTGGRNRLELEDKAGQQRVTMSTPYSNTYLRMGSPNAGHELILYTDDNTLLKFGKNHDLDVGHNGGGSWDVKVKDNWVTQVDDGEHKLSVKKGTSTTTVKKDTKLQVTDGNHFVDVDKGTSTTTIKGDTKLHVKTGNHFVNVDSGTSTTKIKGDTTITVEAGNTKIDTTGKTDILSTDLITIKSSGNDVKIEGNKVSTTSRSDWSWKILGTKVSFSAGSTLDFKLSQATTFTIGMTNNFFVGLQNSFAISASSSFVVGRQLGVFVGGKMGVTVSEEFNISASMKFNIETGMSLTIAGAIGIKLVPTAIDDAITKLKKRAADIELDGFKIVI from the coding sequence ATGAATGATCTCATTACTATCAGTTCGAGCGTGTTGCCCGAGGGCACGCGCGTTCTTGCTTTTCGCGGCGTGGAAGCGCTTTCGCGCCCCTATGAGTTCGAGGTGTTTTTGTCCATCGAGGGGGAGGCTGGGCACGAACTGGATCTTGCGGATGCGATCGGAGCGAAGGCCCAGTTGGTCATCGATCGGGTCGACGACGCGCTCCCAGCCTATGTTTTCTCGGGAATTCTAGCGTCGATCGAATTATTGCATGCGGTCGAAGGCCGCACGCTCGTGCGGGCGGCCATCGCTCCGCGTCTGTGGCAGTTGGGGCTATCCATGCATAGCCGAATCTTTTCGAAATTGAGTTTCCCGGATGTGCTCGAAGAAATTTTGCAAGACAATGGATTTTCCGGTGACGATTACGAGCTTCGGCTGGGCAGCTACGAACCCGAGGAGCACATTTGCCAATATCGCGAAAGCGACCTCGATTTCATCTCGCGATGGATGGAGCGCGAGGGAATTTATTATTATTTCGAGCACACCGAGGAAGGCGAGAAGCTCATCATTGCCGACAATGCGACGTACGATGATGATTTACTCGGCAAACCGATTCGATATTTTCCGCAGCTCGGTCAGGATCGGAGTGCGGGGGCATCATTTCGGGCGTTTACTGCACGGCACAAGTCGCTGCCAGCGACGGTGAAGCTCCGGGATTACGATTATGCTCGGCCAAACCTCAATATTGCGGGATCAGCGAACGTTGCGTCGAACGGGACGACCGAAATCGTTCGATATGGCGAACGGTTTTTCAGTCCATCCTCGGGCGACAGACTGGCGAAGTTGCGCGCCGAAGAACTGCTTTGTCGAGCGGTGGTTTATCACGCGAGCGGGACGAGGACGCATTTGCGTACCGGACATGTCTTCGAGCTGGAGGATCATCCGCGGCCAACGCTGAACGATCGTTATCTGGCGATCGAGATTCGGCACCATGGCAATCAAGCTGGTGGCGCATCGAATCTCAACAAACTCATGAATCTCGAGCACGACGAGGTTTATTTTTGCGAAGTGGACGCGATTCCCGCAGCGACGCAATTTCGCCCAGAAACACGTACGACATGGCCAAGGATTTATGGCTACGAGAATGGCATCGTCGATGGTTCGGCGGATAGCGAATATGCGCAGATCGACGACCAGGGACGATACAACGTCAAATTCAAATTCGATGAAAGCACGCTCAAGGATGGTAAAGCATCGACGTTCGTCCGAATGATGCAGCCACACGGAGGCGGCATCGAGGGGTTTCACTTCCCGCTCAGGAAAAACACGGAAGTCGTATGTAGTTTTCTCGGAGGCGATCCCGATCGTCCCGTCATTTCGGGTGTCGTTCCCAATGCGCTGACACCCAGCCCGGTCACGAGCGGGAATCATACGAAAAACGTGATTCAGACGGGCGGGAGAAACCGGCTCGAGCTGGAAGACAAGGCAGGTCAGCAGCGAGTCACGATGTCGACGCCCTATTCGAATACGTACCTTCGCATGGGCTCACCCAACGCGGGGCACGAGCTCATTCTATACACGGACGACAATACGTTGCTCAAGTTCGGCAAGAACCACGACCTCGACGTCGGCCATAATGGTGGCGGCTCATGGGATGTCAAGGTCAAGGACAATTGGGTGACCCAGGTCGATGATGGTGAGCATAAACTGTCGGTCAAGAAAGGCACGTCCACGACGACGGTCAAGAAGGATACGAAGCTGCAAGTGACCGATGGCAACCATTTCGTTGATGTCGATAAGGGCACATCCACGACCACCATCAAAGGTGATACGAAACTGCACGTCAAGACCGGCAATCATTTCGTCAATGTGGATTCGGGGACGTCCACGACGAAAATCAAGGGCGACACGACGATCACCGTGGAAGCGGGGAATACGAAGATCGATACGACGGGCAAGACGGATATCCTGAGCACCGATCTGATTACGATCAAATCCTCCGGCAACGACGTCAAAATCGAAGGAAACAAGGTTTCGACGACGAGCCGATCCGACTGGTCGTGGAAAATTCTCGGCACGAAGGTGTCGTTCAGCGCCGGAAGCACGCTCGACTTCAAGCTATCGCAAGCGACAACGTTTACGATTGGCATGACAAACAATTTCTTCGTCGGTCTTCAAAACTCGTTTGCGATCTCCGCTTCATCCTCATTCGTCGTGGGGAGACAGCTTGGCGTATTCGTTGGCGGGAAGATGGGCGTCACGGTCTCGGAAGAATTCAACATCTCCGCGTCGATGAAGTTCAACATCGAGACCGGCATGAGCTTGACCATTGCGGGCGCGATTGGCATCAAGCTGGTTCCGACGGCAATCGATGATGCGATCACGAAGCTGAAGAAACGAGCAGCCGACATCGAGCTCGATGGGTTCAAAATCGTCATATGA
- a CDS encoding GTPase domain-containing protein, translated as MLLFVIVAVVLLVVTAMIGAVVVMGMKASKLGSALEQSEAKVRALEEAQHGMEERLARAEHEAKHYREKLEQRPESTRKTYRIVALGMKGTGKTSLTLKWANPLADLSSIDGTKSEHYERNVSRVQTGNEVTEHVFEVLDWGGEHMASAVQEMSTSDVQGLLFVVDLGGKDAKAVEPARIQAQLRDFSPESLRYFFVPRLMASCKTVVLFINKSDLVPGTPAQIEEEARRLFQPLITNLAKQANPIELKVFVGSANSGHSTHVLFAHFVEKILPSDAYDDQLLQRLKTSKETSKSISLISLLAPPLPPADALTSGPSFMPKPSIRLVTLRGPGDTASFIQKATGKTKDVA; from the coding sequence ATGTTGCTGTTCGTCATCGTTGCCGTCGTCCTGCTCGTCGTTACGGCCATGATCGGTGCGGTCGTCGTGATGGGAATGAAGGCATCGAAGCTCGGGTCGGCTTTGGAGCAATCCGAGGCGAAGGTTCGGGCGCTCGAGGAAGCGCAGCACGGCATGGAAGAGCGGCTCGCGCGGGCGGAGCACGAAGCCAAACATTACCGGGAAAAACTCGAGCAGCGTCCCGAAAGCACGCGGAAGACCTATCGCATCGTGGCGCTCGGAATGAAGGGGACCGGGAAAACCTCACTCACGTTGAAATGGGCAAACCCGCTGGCAGACTTGAGCTCCATCGATGGAACGAAGAGCGAGCATTACGAGCGCAACGTGAGCCGCGTGCAAACGGGCAACGAGGTCACCGAACACGTCTTCGAGGTGCTCGATTGGGGCGGCGAACACATGGCCTCCGCCGTTCAGGAAATGAGCACGAGCGACGTACAGGGACTTTTGTTCGTCGTGGACTTGGGGGGCAAAGACGCCAAAGCTGTCGAGCCGGCGCGAATACAGGCGCAATTGCGCGATTTTTCGCCCGAATCATTGCGCTATTTCTTCGTTCCCCGGCTGATGGCGTCGTGCAAGACGGTGGTGCTTTTCATCAACAAGAGCGACCTCGTTCCGGGCACGCCTGCGCAAATCGAAGAAGAGGCGCGGCGACTTTTTCAGCCGCTCATTACGAACCTGGCGAAGCAAGCCAATCCCATTGAGCTCAAAGTATTCGTTGGATCCGCGAATTCAGGACATTCGACACATGTGCTCTTCGCGCATTTCGTCGAAAAAATTCTCCCGAGCGATGCTTACGACGACCAGCTTTTGCAGCGGCTGAAGACGAGCAAGGAAACATCGAAGAGCATTTCGCTCATCTCACTTTTGGCGCCGCCTCTTCCGCCTGCGGATGCGCTCACGAGCGGCCCGTCGTTCATGCCCAAGCCGAGCATTCGATTGGTCACGCTGCGCGGACCGGGGGATACCGCGTCGTTCATTCAGAAGGCCACGGGCAAGACGAAGGACGTGGCCTGA
- the fbp gene encoding class 1 fructose-bisphosphatase has translation MTESADQQPQSSPTGQSRAGITLETFILEGQLGNPAATGSFTSLLNQLALAAKLVTSKVRRAGLARLLGYTGQTNVQGEAVQKLDEEANETLISVLARRNHCAAIASEELDSIRVTSTDRRAKYLVVFDPLDGSSNIDVNISIGTIFGVLRKSSDGETTETDFLRPGRDLVAAGYILYGSSTMFVITTGYGGVHGFTYDPTVGEFFLSHENIRIPSRASLYSINEGNTVHWTEDVRRWNAYLKEEDKATGRPYGARYVGSLVADAHRTLMKGGIFAYPADNKSKKGKLRLLYEANPFAFIFEAAGGMATTGRDRILDIEPTELHQRTPLVLGSPHDVQVFEEFVRGER, from the coding sequence ATGACCGAATCGGCTGATCAACAACCTCAGAGTTCGCCCACGGGACAATCACGCGCCGGCATCACGCTCGAAACGTTCATTCTCGAAGGGCAGCTCGGCAATCCTGCCGCAACCGGATCGTTCACGTCGCTGCTCAACCAGCTCGCCCTGGCAGCGAAACTCGTCACATCAAAAGTTCGTCGCGCCGGACTCGCTCGATTGCTCGGGTACACCGGACAAACCAACGTCCAAGGCGAAGCTGTTCAGAAGCTCGACGAAGAAGCCAACGAGACACTCATCAGCGTGCTCGCTCGCCGCAATCACTGCGCAGCGATCGCCAGCGAAGAGCTCGATTCCATCCGCGTCACATCGACCGATCGTCGCGCCAAGTACCTCGTGGTCTTCGATCCGCTCGACGGCTCGTCCAACATCGACGTCAACATCTCCATCGGCACCATCTTCGGTGTGCTTCGCAAATCATCCGACGGCGAAACAACCGAAACGGACTTCCTTCGCCCCGGACGAGACCTCGTCGCTGCGGGCTACATCCTCTACGGCTCCTCGACGATGTTCGTCATCACCACGGGCTACGGCGGCGTGCACGGGTTCACCTATGACCCAACCGTCGGCGAGTTTTTCCTTTCACACGAGAACATCCGCATCCCGAGTCGCGCATCGCTCTACTCGATCAACGAAGGCAACACCGTGCACTGGACCGAAGACGTGCGGCGGTGGAACGCGTACCTGAAGGAGGAAGACAAGGCGACCGGGCGCCCCTACGGCGCGCGTTACGTGGGATCGCTCGTGGCCGATGCGCATCGCACGCTCATGAAAGGCGGCATCTTCGCCTACCCCGCTGACAACAAGAGCAAGAAGGGCAAGTTGCGACTGCTCTACGAAGCAAACCCCTTCGCGTTCATCTTCGAAGCAGCCGGTGGCATGGCAACGACGGGGCGCGATCGCATCCTCGACATCGAACCGACGGAGCTGCACCAACGCACGCCGCTCGTGCTCGGCTCACCGCACGACGTGCAGGTCTTCGAAGAGTTTGTCCGAGGAGAGAGATGA
- a CDS encoding class I fructose-bisphosphate aldolase — MPLTDRVKQILSWYSSDNPGTQTNLVRLLEHGALSGTGKLVILPVDQGFEHGPVRSFAPNPAANDPDYHFQLAIDSGCNAYAAPLGFLEAGAAKFAGQIPLILKLNNSDTLAKTEHPISAVTGSVEDALRLGCVAIGYTIYPGSGARNQMYEDLREITIEAKRKGLAVIVWSYARGALSKAGETGIDVIAYAAHIAAELGAHIIKVKPPSAHIEQDEARKMYEKYQIPIATMSDRIRHVVQSTFNGKRIVIFSGGEAKGTDAVLAEVRELAKGGSFGSIMGRNAFQRSREDGLALLGEVIKIYKGAGSAA; from the coding sequence ATGCCTCTCACCGATCGCGTCAAGCAGATCCTCTCTTGGTACTCATCGGACAACCCGGGCACCCAGACAAACCTCGTGCGTCTGCTCGAGCACGGCGCGCTTTCGGGCACGGGCAAACTCGTCATTCTCCCTGTCGATCAGGGTTTCGAGCATGGCCCCGTGCGGTCGTTCGCGCCAAACCCCGCAGCGAATGATCCCGACTATCACTTCCAGCTCGCCATCGATTCGGGCTGCAACGCGTACGCTGCTCCGCTCGGGTTTCTCGAGGCAGGAGCTGCCAAGTTTGCCGGACAGATTCCGCTCATCCTCAAGCTGAACAACAGCGACACGCTGGCGAAAACCGAGCATCCGATCTCGGCAGTCACGGGCTCGGTGGAGGATGCGCTGCGGCTCGGTTGTGTTGCCATCGGCTACACGATTTATCCGGGGTCTGGCGCGAGAAACCAGATGTACGAAGACTTGCGCGAGATCACGATCGAAGCGAAACGCAAAGGGCTCGCCGTGATCGTTTGGTCGTACGCGCGTGGCGCACTGTCGAAAGCGGGCGAAACGGGCATCGACGTGATCGCTTACGCGGCGCACATTGCGGCAGAGCTCGGTGCGCACATCATCAAGGTGAAGCCGCCGTCAGCGCACATCGAGCAAGACGAGGCGCGGAAGATGTACGAGAAGTACCAAATCCCGATCGCCACCATGTCGGATCGCATTCGGCACGTCGTGCAGTCCACGTTCAATGGCAAGCGCATCGTCATCTTTTCGGGTGGCGAGGCGAAAGGCACGGATGCGGTCTTGGCCGAGGTTCGTGAGCTTGCCAAAGGCGGATCGTTTGGTTCCATCATGGGACGAAACGCATTTCAGCGATCGCGCGAGGATGGCTTGGCTCTGCTTGGCGAAGTCATCAAGATCTACAAAGGAGCCGGCTCGGCTGCTTGA
- a CDS encoding leucyl aminopeptidase, with amino-acid sequence MSIKLSIVSQAPLSIAADVVVIGVPEGATTKEGILAELEKALGTVVARAVKREDFTGKKDQTLDLSTNDALPVGRVLLVGLGKTSPLTDVDARVLAAKGARFALGAKAESLAIVIPDGVTGAVRAATEGAVLGSYRFTRFQTGDRLPKVNLERVSLVMSGKVSKADRDAMALGEKVGNAIAIARDLVNTPPNELYPELLAGAAVEVARSCGLKVSVYDMEALAKAGMNLIVAVGQGSAHDPRLVHLVYTPAKPAKKKLVFVGKGLTFDSGGLCIKPAPGMEEMKGDMGGAANVLALMAAVSATKPAVEVHGIIGAAENMPDGAAYRPGDIWKSLDGKTVEIINTDAEGRLVLADCLAYARSLKPDLILDNATLTGACVVALGPTVSGFFTNRDEVAEQYRNAAKAAGEATWQMPLVEDLREGLKSDWADIKHTAERWGGAITAALFLREFVGDVPWIHVDIAGPSMANKPCGIHPKGGTGHGVLTYLRLIEQFAQSSS; translated from the coding sequence ATGTCGATCAAGCTTTCCATCGTTTCCCAGGCGCCTCTGAGCATTGCCGCAGACGTCGTCGTCATTGGCGTGCCCGAGGGCGCGACGACGAAGGAGGGCATCCTGGCCGAGCTCGAGAAAGCGCTCGGTACCGTGGTTGCACGCGCGGTCAAGCGCGAGGACTTCACGGGCAAGAAGGATCAGACCCTCGATTTGTCGACGAATGACGCACTGCCAGTCGGGCGTGTTCTCCTAGTCGGGCTCGGAAAAACCTCTCCCCTGACGGATGTCGATGCACGCGTGCTTGCGGCAAAAGGCGCTCGGTTTGCTCTTGGAGCGAAAGCCGAGTCGCTCGCGATCGTCATTCCCGATGGCGTGACGGGTGCCGTGCGTGCGGCGACCGAGGGGGCGGTTTTGGGATCGTATCGATTCACTCGTTTCCAAACGGGTGATCGTCTTCCCAAGGTGAACCTCGAACGCGTCTCGCTCGTGATGAGCGGCAAAGTGAGCAAAGCCGATCGTGATGCGATGGCGCTCGGTGAGAAGGTTGGCAACGCGATCGCGATTGCGCGTGATCTCGTCAATACGCCGCCGAACGAGCTGTATCCGGAGCTGCTTGCGGGAGCGGCGGTGGAAGTCGCCCGATCGTGTGGGCTCAAAGTAAGTGTCTACGACATGGAGGCACTCGCCAAGGCGGGGATGAACTTGATCGTCGCCGTCGGGCAGGGAAGTGCACACGACCCGCGGCTCGTGCATTTGGTCTATACGCCTGCAAAACCTGCGAAGAAGAAGCTCGTCTTCGTCGGCAAGGGCCTTACGTTCGACAGCGGTGGGCTTTGCATCAAGCCGGCGCCCGGCATGGAGGAAATGAAGGGCGACATGGGCGGAGCGGCCAACGTGCTCGCGCTCATGGCGGCCGTTTCAGCGACCAAACCAGCGGTCGAGGTGCATGGGATCATCGGCGCCGCGGAAAACATGCCGGATGGTGCGGCGTACAGGCCGGGAGACATCTGGAAGTCGCTCGATGGAAAGACTGTCGAGATCATCAACACGGATGCCGAAGGAAGGCTCGTGCTCGCCGATTGTCTTGCGTACGCACGCAGCTTGAAACCCGACTTGATCCTCGACAACGCCACGCTCACGGGCGCTTGCGTCGTCGCTCTTGGGCCGACGGTTTCGGGCTTTTTCACCAACCGAGACGAAGTCGCCGAACAGTATCGCAATGCGGCCAAGGCTGCTGGTGAAGCGACGTGGCAGATGCCGCTCGTCGAAGACCTTCGCGAAGGGTTGAAGAGCGACTGGGCGGACATCAAACACACGGCGGAGCGCTGGGGTGGAGCGATCACGGCGGCGCTGTTCTTGCGCGAGTTTGTCGGAGATGTTCCGTGGATCCACGTGGACATCGCCGGTCCCTCGATGGCGAACAAGCCCTGTGGGATTCATCCCAAGGGAGGCACGGGGCACGGCGTGCTCACGTACCTTCGTCTCATCGAACAGTTTGCTCAGAGCTCGTCGTGA
- the ttcA gene encoding tRNA 2-thiocytidine(32) synthetase TtcA — protein MNLRRKLARAMSRAIADFRMLEEGDRVLCAVSGGKDSYAMHDLLVDLSRRAPIRFSVVAVNIDQGHPGYPGHLLRDYMASRGHDFRMINEDTYSIVTDKIPEGKTYCSLCSRLRRGILYNVAVELGCTKIALGHHRDDAITTLMLNLVFSGQLKAMPPKLVSDDRRNVVIRPLIFCAEEDLAAFADEQKFPILPCDLCGSQENLQRKAISRMLADLDARCPGARRNMLAALSNVRPSHLFDKGLWSKLGLEVAQEDESSGEGAFAGALDVEAEGFVPLERLARGVS, from the coding sequence GTGAATCTTCGCCGCAAGCTGGCTCGCGCGATGTCGCGCGCGATTGCTGATTTCCGGATGCTCGAAGAGGGCGATCGCGTCCTCTGCGCCGTGTCTGGAGGCAAAGACAGTTACGCGATGCATGACTTGCTCGTGGATCTGTCGCGTCGTGCACCGATTCGTTTCAGCGTCGTCGCCGTCAACATCGACCAGGGGCATCCCGGCTATCCGGGGCATCTGTTGCGAGACTACATGGCATCGCGTGGCCACGACTTTCGCATGATCAACGAGGACACGTACTCGATCGTCACCGACAAGATTCCAGAAGGAAAAACCTACTGCTCGCTCTGCTCGCGTCTTCGAAGGGGCATTCTTTACAACGTCGCGGTCGAGCTCGGGTGCACCAAAATCGCGCTCGGTCATCATCGCGACGATGCGATCACCACCTTGATGTTGAACCTCGTCTTCTCGGGACAACTCAAGGCGATGCCCCCGAAGCTCGTGTCCGACGATCGTCGCAACGTCGTGATCCGGCCGCTCATTTTTTGTGCTGAAGAGGATCTCGCGGCGTTCGCCGACGAGCAAAAGTTCCCCATCCTGCCGTGTGACTTGTGTGGATCGCAGGAGAACCTTCAGCGCAAGGCGATCAGTCGGATGCTCGCGGATCTCGATGCGCGTTGCCCTGGCGCACGTCGGAACATGCTTGCGGCGTTGAGCAACGTTCGCCCGAGTCATCTGTTCGACAAAGGGCTTTGGTCGAAGCTGGGGTTGGAAGTGGCGCAGGAGGACGAGTCTTCTGGTGAAGGAGCGTTTGCCGGTGCGCTGGATGTCGAGGCGGAAGGGTTTGTCCCTCTGGAACGTCTCGCGCGTGGTGTATCGTAG
- a CDS encoding peptidyl-prolyl cis-trans isomerase, whose protein sequence is MSTSLPWIFVASTMLVGCADKAKDSVVAPLETGNLEAGTVARVGREIIVADDVARIAAAQGVGVAAARDLAIRDALFAEQAKAEGVDADQSMQLVVNAALARRMLRKLLDDADRAGPVTDEELERVMQRRWLELDRPEGFRVVHAVVRTKEDADEATRTRAEAVARAVREAVLPVAGTAKSTSVVRDQPDPVVDAFKRAAEAVSRDGFEIKVEQLPPIAADARLISPDGGGVEKSFAEGASMLAARGSLSDIVATSYGFHVLLLLERIPEARVSLEERRRSVRQEVLWMRAAAARAKLLERLRPDVLVGRDVDTLLVMVPVDR, encoded by the coding sequence GTGAGCACGTCGCTGCCGTGGATTTTCGTGGCAAGCACGATGCTCGTTGGTTGTGCTGACAAGGCAAAGGACTCCGTCGTTGCGCCGCTCGAGACGGGCAATCTCGAAGCGGGCACCGTTGCGCGTGTGGGGCGCGAGATCATCGTGGCGGACGATGTCGCGCGCATCGCTGCGGCGCAGGGCGTTGGAGTTGCTGCGGCACGAGACTTGGCGATTCGGGATGCGCTCTTTGCGGAGCAAGCGAAGGCCGAGGGCGTCGATGCCGATCAAAGCATGCAGCTCGTCGTCAATGCGGCGCTCGCGCGGCGCATGTTGCGCAAGCTCTTGGACGATGCGGATCGAGCGGGGCCGGTGACGGACGAAGAGCTCGAACGCGTCATGCAACGAAGGTGGCTCGAATTGGATCGACCTGAAGGATTTCGAGTGGTGCATGCCGTCGTGCGGACGAAAGAGGATGCGGATGAAGCTACGCGCACTCGAGCCGAGGCAGTGGCGCGAGCGGTGCGAGAGGCCGTGCTGCCCGTAGCGGGGACGGCGAAGTCGACGTCGGTCGTGCGCGATCAACCTGATCCGGTCGTGGATGCATTCAAGCGAGCGGCGGAAGCGGTCTCGCGAGACGGGTTCGAGATCAAGGTGGAGCAGTTGCCTCCGATTGCTGCGGATGCTCGTTTGATTTCGCCTGATGGTGGTGGTGTCGAAAAGTCATTTGCGGAGGGCGCTTCGATGCTTGCTGCGCGCGGATCGCTCAGCGATATCGTTGCGACCTCGTACGGTTTTCATGTGTTGTTGCTGCTCGAACGAATTCCCGAAGCGCGGGTGTCGCTCGAGGAGCGTCGTCGGAGCGTGCGTCAGGAGGTTCTTTGGATGCGCGCTGCAGCAGCGCGCGCCAAGCTGCTCGAGCGGCTGAGGCCCGACGTGCTCGTGGGGCGTGATGTGGACACGTTGCTCGTGATGGTGCCGGTCGATCGATGA